ctgtttacctgtctgtcttaaAAGCTTAGCCTTATTGTACATCGACTCAGTAAGTAAAAGGTTGTCTTTACTTTTAATTAATCACTGATTTAATGCACCACCCGGCTAATACGTTAAGTGacccaaaacaaacacacccatgATGACCAACAGGTGAATACAATATGCTAAATGCTGAAATGCTCCCAGTGGATCCTCAAGAATGATTTCAGGCTGAGTGGTGTACTGGTTATATATTATTCTTTGAGAATGATCACGTAAAGAAGTTGAACCTGGAGCAGATTAAAGAGGAAGAAGTCAGGcaggtgagtacaacaacacactCATTTACTCACTGTACAGAGAGGGACAGGAGAgaaataatttatattattctgATGTTAAAGTGTCATTTAATTTGATTCATGTTGCCTAATAATGCTGCAACCGCTGCGGTGTCCATagctctttttatttatttatttattatgaagttattCTGTATTGCTTACCTGATTATTTTGGATTGAATATTGGTCATAGCTGGCCCAGACCTGAGTTTTATCTGGTGTCCTCACTGGAGGTTATGGTGAAGATTTTGTCATACTGACCAAATTCTCTACTTTTTTTCTGCCCTGTGTGCTTTTCCTCAAAACAGTGGGTGAAGTTGGGTGTCATCTTGATATGACGTtgaatataagataagatagaccTTTATTAATCCAAAGGGAAATTGTTGTGCTGCGGTTGCAgtacaaagaagaaaagagtgcaaataaagcaaaacaataaagatagaatagaaagctttattgtcattgtattaaatacaacgagattcacagttgccactttttgtcagtgctttaaaacaaatacttgacaagactaaacgaggcagataaaacatataacaggtaaaacacacacagttataaagtaaataaaacaggaataaaccggtaaagtagatgtaataaataaatataaacagaggtaTTACACTTGAGGAATGAAATAggtaaaatagatgtaatgtaaacagaggtacagtaattgcacttgtaaaataggtagggtagatgtaaataaaatgtaaacaaaggtagttgcacttgaggtataTATTGCATCAAAGGACATATTGCACAGATAAGGTACAACTTTTTGTTGCAAAATGCCAGATTAATAGTTAACGGTAAGATGTCTCTATCAATTATACAATACGACAACATCACAGAATAATTTAATTGCAGGGCTGGctttaaggcataggccatttAGGTGGTCGCCTATAGGGCGCCATCTtcctctaaaaaaataaataataataatagtaaaaatttaaaaaataaaatgctgatgggtgcccttcctcattttatGCAATGAGGAagcaaattaacaaataaataaataaatacacttttcccctctgtaactctctttcacacacttgttcatcacttatttgttaataaaagtgtaaattgtcgtgaaactgactaaacacttttaagccaacaatgtCAGGgatgaaatgtttatttatattaatataataaataaatatatacatactatataataaatacagttatttatgaaaatcaaAATCTTGACTTTCGTCTTAAACCATTGTGAtttctgatgtgtgttgtggtttaTGGGTTAGGTTTGTGGGGGGGTTGAGGGGGCTCCACATCCGAATTTCGCCTTGGGCACCAAAAGGACTAGAGCCGGCCCAgatagaataaaacaaatatttaaaaaaaattataaataaataatagaaatatattaaataaataaatacatattaaatattaatacaaatattaaaattaaaatgtttaaattataaaaaaattgaaataaataataaatatcaatacaaatattaaaatataaattataaataaataaatattaaatatcaatacaaatattaaaataaaaaatatataaattataaataaatacatattaaacattaataaaaatattaaaataaaaaaatataaattataaataaataaataaatattaaatatcaatacaaatattaaaataaataaatattaaatatcaataaaaatataaaaataaaaatacataaatgataaAATCAGAGTTCTTTTAATCCATCCATGGATAGAATCAACAGATCTCTCCTTTAAATTGTCCTTCCGGTGCTACCCCGTTTCCCCTCCGACGCTTTGCCGGAACCTTTCTCTTCGTTCCGGGCCTTCACTCGGAGCAGACATGGCGGCAGAAGGAGACGTAGATCTGGACCTGGAGGCGGAGGAGAACTGTACGGGGAAACCCGCAGAGAAGCCCCGCAAACATGACAGCGGAGCCGCGGACCTGGAGAGAGTCACGGACTACGCGGAGGAGAAAGAAATCTCCAGCTCGGACCTGGAAACGGTGAGAGAGCCGACGATAGCTGTTAGCTAAAGCTAGCCGGAGACATGCGGCCGCTGCCGGCTGAGTTCACTCCACACCGCCGGCTGAGTTCACTCCACACCGCCGGTACATCATGTTAACTAGCCGGCTGAGTTCACTCCACTCCGCCGGTACATCGTGTTAGATAGACGGCTGAGTTCACTCCACTCCGCCGGTACATCGTGTTAGATAGACGGCTGAGTTCACTCCACACCGCCGGCTGAGTTCACTCCACACCGCCGGTACATCATGTTAACTAGCCGGCTGAGTTCACTCCACTCCGCCGGTACATCGTGTTAACTAGCCGGCTGAGTTCACTCCACTCCGCCGGTACATCGTGTTAGATAGACGGCTGAGTTCACTCCACACCGCCGGTACATCATGTTAGATAGAAAGATCTGaggatgtttgttttgtttaaatattcgtctacataaaaatgtcataaaaaagacCTTTAAATCTAAACTACAGTTTACTTCctcatgtttctgttttttttatgactataaagataaataaatatgaactcTACTTACATTCAGTGTATGTAaagaatgtatgtgtgtatatgtgtgtgtttgtatatgtgtgtgagtgtgtgtgtgtgtgtgtgtgtgagagtgtatgtgtgtgagtgtgtatgtatgtatttgtgtgtatgtatgtatgtatatgtgtgtgtgtgtgtatgtatgtgtgtgtgtgtgtgtgtgtggatgtttatgtatgtatgtatgtgtgtgtgtgtgtgtgtgtgtgtgagtgtgtatgtatatgtgtgtgtgtgtgtgtatatgtgtgtgtgtgtgtgtgtgtgtatgtatgtgtgtgtggatgtttatgtatgtatttgtgtgtgtatgtatgtatgtgtgtgtgtggatgtatatgtgtgtgtgtgtgtgtggatgtttatgtatgtatttgtgtgtgtatgtatgtatgtgtgtgtgtggatgtttatgtatgtatgtgtgtgtgtggatgtatatgtgtgtatgtgtgtatgtatgtgtatgtgtgtgtggatgtttatgtatgtgaatatttgtctacataaaaatgttataaatgaGACCTTTAATTTAAAACTACAGTTTACTTCctcatgtttctgttttttatgatcataaagataaataaatattaaatctaTTTTCATTCAGTGTATGTAAagaatgtatgaatgtatgtatgtatagaaTGTGATTGAGCTGTAactttaatatattttagttgtcAGAATTTAGCAGAAACACTTTATTATACCGGTCTGTAATTCCTAATAaaagtttatttataaagcacatttcagcaacaaggcaattcaaagtgctttacataaaacacCAAGACAAAAAGTGATAGTGCTCTACAGAATCGACTAAACTATTTAACATTACAGagaggatgtaaacatggacccaagttgTTGGCTAGGAAGGCAATTCTGCTGATAAAATCTATATAAGCAAATCCCTATCCCGTTTTGATTCAACATACCTGTAAGGCCTTCTGTGTGTTATTAGTTGTAATGGCTTTCATATTTGAAActgaaaacaagataaatatgattaacaatgtttgtttgttttctttcaggCCATGTCAGTGATCGGAGACAGAAGGTCACGAGAACAGAAAGCCAAACAGGAGAGGTGAGATCAGTGTTGACCCTCCCAATAGTTACATGTGTAACAGCAGCATCAGctcattatttcttattttggaTAATACATGAATTATGTAGTTACCCAGCAACCACAGAAGTCCAACCCACAGTTGACTATGAGAAGGAAAATAACATTTGTAATGAGCAGAATTATTAATCTCATACCGTCTTTACATGCAGTCTGAACTTTAATGTAACCTGTTGACTGTGTGTTGTTTTGCTTTCAGAGAAAAAGAGTTGGCCAAAGTCACCATCAAGAAAGAGGACGTGGAACTAATTGTAAGCTTTTCGCTCAATCATTCTGGgatgttttttgtctgttgATACGACTAGTGTAgtgcctgttcagaacgggATGAATGATTTGCCtctggtgttgctgcttgcaacTTTCTGAAGAGCCGCTCATCCAAACGAATTCAAACTCAACACTACTCTTCCTTTGGGTCCTCAGCAACACACCCgtcaagtgtgaagtcgattggatgaacggttgtTATGCTTAATGGACCCGACATTGTCATGGTAGAACTGGAAAGGGTCTTCCTCAAACTGTTACCACTAAGTTGTAAAAACACTATCGTTTAAGATATCACTGAATGCTGGAGCGTTAAGATTTCCCTTTTTTCGAAGTAAGGGGCCCAACAATGAAAAACTACTCCAAACCCAAAGTACAGATACTATGCATCACACTTGTGCAATTGTGCACAGGTGTCAGTCAAGTTAGTTAAATTTATGAAttgttattttgtcattttaagcttttagtgtgtgtctcagtttaAACTCTAACTTGATTCTTGAACAGTACATTTGGTTGATAtcctgatgttgttgttgcagaTGTCAGAGATGGAGATCTCGAGGTCCGTGGCGGAACGCAGTCTGAGGGAACACATGGGGAACGTGGTGGAAGCTCTGGTGGCTCTGACCAACTGAACAAACTGCGTTTACACACTGGACTGCTTcaattggttgttgttttttttaaccagagCGCATCAAGACAATGAGGCTGATCTGAACTCACTTGTGGTTTAATCTTTACCCCAAatccctttttctttcttttttaaaataaaaagttgaCATGCCTCCTTTTGTGCCGTGATTCAAGTAGTTTTGCTCTCTGTGGAAAGGTTTTAAAAGTGAGGAAAATACAAGTTTTATTCGACACAAAGTTACAATACCTGTACTTTCACAAAAAAAGGTAATGCAGGAAATCAGTACAAGAATCTGCATACTAAATGTTACTAGGCTGATTTGTACAAAATTATAACCCAATGCTTTAAAAAGACGAGATGATTATTTTCCCTGTATCTCAAAATGCATCAATCTTCAAATACTGTCAGACATTTAAGCTGTATTATATTTTTACAGCCAAGATCCAACGTTGAAGTGAATTCGACAAATTCTGAAGTCGGGTTTGAGgagaaaacattaaattaagtttgtttttaatgatgGTGCACTCTCCTGGTATAAACAGTTCATCAAAATGATCAAAGCAGTGGATTCAGTCTGTTTTCCTTCCACAACATAAAGTCCAGGAAAAAGATGCAGCACGCTCTCTGAACAGTCTCTAAACTCTCCGGTGAAGTCCGTTTCTCACATCTTaagtcttcctcttcttcaccgtgGGCCGGTCGAACACGTCCCTCACGCCGGCCGCCTTCTGCTTGAAGAACTTGCTGTTCTGAGCGCTCTCCTGAGCCCAGGCCGAGTCGAATGACGTGGTGTCCTGGTCCACCAGGTGGGTGTACTTGGTGCGTCCAGAACGACCAAAGTTCTTGACCTTTACGAGGGAAAACAAGCCACAAACGGGTCGAATCAGAGAACTGAATGACTTTGCCTTCATTCAAAGGAAAACATCGTATCCAGCTGATAAATTTCCCCTgaacaaaactaaaaaatatGGGCAATGAAATGTCCATTTTAAGTTAAAAgtttaaatatctaaatatatatatatatgaaagcAGGTACAATACATAGAGTATGTGATTCAAGAGTTTAAGAGGTTAATGGTGGGGAAAAAGTGTTAAGACATGTTTCTATAgactaaaaataatattttaaaaggCAGATTTACTTCATCCTTCTCAGGGTTCTTGTTGACTTACAAGATTTTTAAAATTGTTGAAACTGTTAATCAACAAATTTGCAAGTCCCACGTGTTCTCCCACCATCATATACAAACACTCTATATGGTTTTAATTAACAGTCTAGGCTACAACATGCAGCCTGCAGTGTAACAGGTGAAATACAAGTAAAAACATCTGACCTGCATGACTTTGGGTAAGATGGTTTTGTTGAAGTGATCCTCCAGAGTCGGTGCGCTGAAATCTCTCTTGTACacgtcctcctcctcatcctgtaAGAGAAATCATGTTTACAGTTAACACACCGCTGAACAACCTACACCTGCTGCCACTGTGGTGTCAAAAAACTTTTGACCAAGATGTGCAGAGCGGGACATTTAACAGCTGTCGGTGCTCTGAAGGTCAAATTGGTCTGATAAGCTATCTGAATGTTAAGGCACGTTGGTACATCTTTAgatttaatgtgaaaatatgtttAGAGGTGTATCCTGACCAGGATAGATGCTAGAACATAAAAGTTACACAAATATAACGCATACTTAcaataaaacacagaataatACAAGTAAGAAGAAGGAAAATAGTAATGTACCATGCTATAGcacaaaaaaatggcaaaaaagtaAAGGTCAGAGTCAGAAAAGTGTCTCTATTGTGTTTGAAATATAAGGTAAATGGAATTTGGACGAGTGTATTAACATCTTTAACGGTCAGACCAAACTGCATTCATGGAAAGGATTCACCGGTGTGTTGACTTACCATGAAGAAGGCTCCTCTGTGGTAGTACTTCTGGAGGAACTTGTATTTGCCTTTGCTGGCTTTGTTGGTAACCTGTTTGCCGCTGTTGCGGAGCTCAGCCCGGCGCTCCTCCTCCGTCAAGCTGTGGAATCTCTCGATTTCAGCCTTCTCCTTCTCCA
This window of the Sebastes fasciatus isolate fSebFas1 chromosome 2, fSebFas1.pri, whole genome shotgun sequence genome carries:
- the hypk gene encoding huntingtin-interacting protein K, with product MAAEGDVDLDLEAEENCTGKPAEKPRKHDSGAADLERVTDYAEEKEISSSDLETAMSVIGDRRSREQKAKQEREKELAKVTIKKEDVELIMSEMEISRSVAERSLREHMGNVVEALVALTN